In Crassostrea angulata isolate pt1a10 chromosome 4, ASM2561291v2, whole genome shotgun sequence, one genomic interval encodes:
- the LOC128180053 gene encoding putative inhibitor of apoptosis codes for MDIIPQSPYERLAPLRNDYNKRLRTFDHRWPQGVPVLPQDLAQDGFYYTGLEDKVQCTHCGGILSGWCEGDVVALEHRQHFPNCPWVRHGRQLQNGHVANAPPSNVGDLSGFSVGHTVPTGENFNFRYQQTLGPTDEPGVTRPKFHIYSLESARKASFKGWPTQITQRPEVLTKAGFFYLGEGDKCKCFYCGGILWDWEPGDDPWVEHAKWFPDCPWVKLAKGDQFVEDVQREMNRMQIDDEETSHGPIAQETSVKTVDDPSSSSASSKPSDAGAGAAGSSQASIAAGASHTSTAEEGSDEKKRLQKIIEENRNLKEQKLCKICLDEDVGVLFEPCGHICCCASCAVSLQQCPICRQPISKSVKAYIS; via the exons ATGGACATAATACCTCAGAGTCCGTACGAGCGACTGGCGCCACTGAGGAACGACTACAACAAGCGACTTAGGACATTTGATCATCGATGGCCACAAGGGGTACCTGTGTTACCACAAGACCTGGCACAAGATGGGTTTTATTACACAGGACTAGAAGACAAAGTGCAATGTACACACTGTGGGGGTATTCTTAGTGGTTGGTGTGAGGGTGATGTTGTGGCGTTGGAACATCGCCAACATTTTCCAAACTGCCCCTGGGTCAGGCATGGTCGTCAACTACAGAATGGGCATGTGGCAAATGCTCCGCCTTCTAATGTTGGAGACCTATCAGGTTTTAGTGTTGGTCATACAGTGCCAACAGGGGAAAACTTTAACTTTCGATACCAACAGACACTTGGTCCTACTGATGAACCCGGTGTTACTCGGCCTAAATTTCATATCTATTCTCTGGAGTCGGCAAGAAAAGCTTCTTTCAAAGGATGGCCTACTCAGATAACCCAAAGACCTGAAGTTCTTACTAAAGCGGGCTTCTTTTATCTAG GAGAGGGGGACAAGTGTAAATGTTTTTACTGCGGGGGCATCCTGTGGGACTGGGAGCCCGGAGATGACCCCTGGGTGGAGCACGCCAAGTGGTTCCCTGACTGTCCCTGGGTCAAGCTGGCCAAAGGAGACCAATTTGTAGAAGATGTACAGCGG gAAATGAATCGAATGCAGATCGATGATGAAGAAACAAGCCATGGGCCCATTG CACAGGAGACATCTGTGAAGACAGTTGATGACCCATCTTCTTCATCGGCTTCATCAAAGCCAAGTGATGCAGGGGCTGGTGCAGCAGGATCCAGCCAAGCATCGATAGCAGCGGGAGCCAGTCACACCTCAACAGCTGAGGAAGGGTCAGATGAGAAGAAAA gattgcaaaaaattattgaaGAGAATCGCAACCTGAAGGAACAGAAACTGTGTAAAATATGTCTAGATGAAGATGTTGGGGTGCTGTTTGAACCTTGTGGTCATATTTGCTGTTGTGCCAGCTGTGCTGTTTCCTTACAACAGTGTCCTATTTGTCGACAACCTATCTCCAAATCAGTTAAAGCCTACATCTCATGA